From Vitis vinifera cultivar Pinot Noir 40024 chromosome 3, ASM3070453v1, the proteins below share one genomic window:
- the LOC100253506 gene encoding protein ACTIVITY OF BC1 COMPLEX KINASE 3, chloroplastic, protein MSILPPGPLQSQCQDQSNNAISSWVYQWSSPPPWCGSRAIRISRPKGACKRRQAVISQAASVEALPALADGRGSTAIQVLRGARDRANDMQAEAKAMARAANASVYTPELVSNKYRSRPIKVLRRTMEILIGVGSFALKLVLDQSNGQLDQNKRIRAVDLRKICTKLGPTFVKIGQGLSTRPDLCPPEYLEELSQLQDALPTFPDAEAFSCIEKELGLPLDSIFSSISPSPIAAASLGQVYKAQLKYSGQVVAVKVQRPGIEEAIGLDFYLLRGLGFLINKYVDVISSDVVALIDEFARRVYQELNYVQEGQNARRFKKLYADKQDVLVPDIFWDYTSGKVLTMEWVDGVKLNEQAAIERQGLKVLDLVNTGIQCSLRQLLEYGYFHADPHPGNLLATPEGKLAFLDFGMMSETPEEARFAIIGHVVHMVNRDYEAMARDYYALDFLSPDVDVSPIVPALQNFFDGALNSTVSELNFKTIVDGLGAVLYQYPFNVPAYYALILRSLTVLEGLALYADPNFKVLAASYPYFAKRLLTDPNPYLRDALIELLFKDGRFRWNRLENLLVQGRKDRDFSAKDALQPVLKLLLAPDGEQLRILVIKEAVRVTEAVILGTVIDTYNSIPNPMRTLIVSGNTAGPLMMSDTEQENMIKLRDQVFRIWRLLRSSENFDPALLQPIVQVLQEPDARSFGGRVIGGITQRFAARLLQQVLRAPPTVPASTL, encoded by the exons ATGTCTATTCTTCCTCCAGGCCCTTTGCAATCTCAATGTCAAGACCAGTCCAACAATGCGATATCTTCGTGGGTTTATCAATGGTCATCTCCTCCACCTTGGTGTGGGTCGAGGGCAATTAGGATTTCAAGGCCAAAGGGTGCTTGTAAACGCAGACAGGCAGTAATATCTCAAGCAGCTTCCGTAGAGGCGCTGCCCGCACTTGCAGATGGGAGAGGCAGCACCGCCATACAAGTCTTGCGAGGGGCCAGGGATCGAGCCAACGATATGCAGGCCGAGGCCAAGGCTATGGCCCGTGCCGCTAATGCCTCCGTCTACACTCCCGAGCTTGTTTCCAACAAATACCGCTCTCGCCCTATCAAG GTATTGCGGAGGACTATGGAAATTCTTATTGGCGTTGGTTCATTTGCCTTGAAACTTGTGCTGGACCAAAGCAACGGGCAGCTAgatcaaaataaaagaattcgGGCGGTTGATCTGAGGAAGATTTGCACGAAATTGGGCCCAACTTTTGTGAAGATAGGTCAGGGCTTGTCCACAAGGCCCGACCTTTGTCCACCTGAGTATCTCGAGGAGCTCTCTCAGTTGCag GATGCTTTGCCGACATTTCCTGATGCAGAGGCATTTTCATGCATTGAGAAGGAGTTGGGACTCCCACTTGACTCCATTTTTTCGTCCATATCTCCATCTCCAATTGCTGCAGCCAGTTTAGGTCAAGTTTACAAAGCCCAACTAAAGTATTCTGGACAGGTAGTCGCTGTAAAAGTACAAAGACCTGGCATTGAAGAAGCTATTGGACTTGATTTTTACTTACTGAGAGGTCTAGGATTTCTCATAAATAAGTATGTTGACGTAATCTCCAGTGATGTTGTTGCTCTTATTGATGAATTTGCACGCAGAGTTTATCAAGAGCTCAACTATGTCCAG GAAGGTCAGAATGCAAGGCGGTTTAAGAAGTTGTATGCTGACAAGCAAGATGTTCTCGTCCCAGATATCTTTTGGGATTACACCAGTGGCAAAGTATTGACCATGGAATGGGTTGATGGAGTCAAATTGAATGAGCAAGCTGCCATTGAGAGACAAGGGctgaaggtcttggatctggtGAACACAGGCATACAGTGCAGCCTTAGACAGCTACTTGAGTATGGATACTTTCATGCAGATCCTCATCCTGGTAATCTCTTGGCAACACCTGAGGGAAAGCTTGCTTTTCTTGATTTCGGAATGATGAGTGAGACACCTGAAGAAGCAAGATTTGCAATAATTGGTCATGTTGTTCACATGGTTAATCGGGATTATGAAGCTATGGCTCGTGACTATTATGCCCTAGACTTTTTGTCACCTGATGTGGATGTTTCTCCAATTGTACCGGCACTTCAGAACTTCTTTGATGGTGCTCTTAATTCAACAGTGAGCGAACTGAACTTTAAAACCATAGTGGATGGGCTGGGTGCTGTCTTATATCAATATCCATTTAATG tCCCGGCATATTATGCATTAATATTGAGGTCGCTTACTGTACTAGAAGGCTTAGCACTTTATGCTGATCCTAATTTCAAGGTGCTGGCTGCATCATATCCATATTTTGCTAAAAGACTACTCACGGATCCCAATCCATATCTCAGAGATGCTCTTATTGAATTGCTTTTTAAGGATGGGAGGTTCAG ATGGAATAGACTTGAAAACCTACTTGTTCAGGGAAGAAAAGATAGAGATTTCTCTGCAAAAGATGCTTTACAACCAGTTCTGAAATTATTACTGGCTCCAGATGGTGAACAGCTCAGAATTTTAGTTATTAAAGAGGCTGTCCGTGTTACTGAGGCTGTTATTCTAGGCACAGTGATTGATACATACAACTCTATCCCCAATCCTATGAGGACTCTAATTGTTAGTGGCAACACTGCTGGACCTCTTATGATGAGTGATACTGAACAGGAAAACATGATAAAGCTTAGAGACCAAGTCTTTAGGATATGGAGACTTCTGCGATCCTCAGAGAATTTTGATCCAGCCCTCTTGCAGCCCATTGTACAG